The following are encoded in a window of Ictalurus punctatus breed USDA103 chromosome 13, Coco_2.0, whole genome shotgun sequence genomic DNA:
- the LOC108273785 gene encoding rho-related GTP-binding protein RhoN produces the protein MSSAMESRVARRCKIVVVGDSRCGKTALLHVFAKDSYPESYVPTVFENYTASFEIDKRRIELNMWDTSGSTYYDNVRPLAYPDSDAVLICFDISRPETLDNVLKKWQGETQEYCPNAKVVLVGCKLDMRTDLNTLRELSKLRLIPITHEQGTSLARQIGAAAYAECTSKNSEDSVRDVFHIATVTCVGYDTQRLKRTGSRRGLKRASQNPQRSEILELRKDRAKSCTLM, from the exons ATGAGTTCAGCGATGGAGAGTCGGGTCGCGCGCCGCTGTAAGATCGTAGTGGTCGGAGACTCGCGCTGCGGGAAAACAGCTCTGCTCCACGTGTTCGCTAAGGACTCGTATCCAGag AGCTACGTCCCGACCGTATTTGAGAACTACACGGCGAGCTTCGAGATCGACAAACGCCGCATCGAGCTCAACATGTGGGATACATCAG GCTCAACCTATTACGACAACGTTCGGCCGTTGGCTTATCCGGACTCGGATGCTGTTCTCATCTGCTTTGACATCAGCAGACCAGAGACGCTGGACAATGTGTTAaagaag tGGCAGGGTGAGACACAGGAGTACTGTCCCAATGCGAAGGTGGTGTTAGTGGGATGTAAGCTGGACATGAGGACGGACCTGAACACACTGCGAGAGCTGTCCAAACTCAGACTGATACCCATCACACACGAacag GGCACTTCTCTGGCGCGACAGATCGGCGCCGCGGCCTACGCCGAGTGCACGTCCAAAAACTCCGAGGACAGCGTGCGGGATGTTTTCCACATCGCCACGGTAACGTGCGTCGGTTACGACACACAGCGGCTGAAGCGCACCGGATCGCGGCGAGGTCTCAAACGCGCTTCCCAGAATCCTCAGCGCTCCGAGATCCTGGAGCTACGCAAAGACCGAGCCAAGAGCTGCACGCTGATGTAG